In Podospora pseudoanserina strain CBS 124.78 chromosome 5, whole genome shotgun sequence, a single window of DNA contains:
- a CDS encoding hypothetical protein (COG:L; EggNog:ENOG50KOG4313): protein MALLKTRAKLAENAPYTNLDLINMVDTWPYPSSPSYNTHLAKYYTFFVDAYAEPFGYIHDNFVSDLPWPTEYWLVDHDAKTITLKVAQGSTDGFGARTKAMRETLWLGHLHVAAENRKAGVIGRRSLYRWCNESFPLLYPPTGEPVLELDGCGVDMLGIINESVFLVAYTYCSPTTPKIPSSSTTSLSTLERATSSTSIASLASGAGTSTATTPLSDVDISKLVFNSTVSLTHTANCAITRPDDEASEEKELRVYLSRRAKWKSAWPSLLDCTAAGGLSSSDLSPLEGMIREAHEEVRLPSPFLRSHAKPIGENRLMLTETEIGEEGCQMQLQHCFEVELPEGVVPRPGEGDGEVAGWELVTVPEMKERMRMGEVKPASGLVLMRWMLGRGLLTDEEGKGVGERLGREWVVE from the exons ATGGCCTTGCTTAAAACCCGCGCCAAGTTGGCAGAGAATGCCCCCTACACGAACCTAGACCTTATTAACATGGTTGATAC TTGGCCATACCCTTCGTCACCCTCGTACAACACCCACCTCGCAAAATACTACACTTTCTTCGTCGACGCATACGCAGAGCCCTTCGGCTACATCCACGACAACTTTGTTTCTGACCTCCCTTGGCCGACCGAATACTGGCTCGTCGACCATGATGCCAAGACGATCACTCTCAAGGTCGCACAAGGGTCCACTGATGGGTTCGGGGCCCGCACCAAAGCAATGAGAGAAACCCTCTGGCTTGGACACCTCCATGTTGCGGCCGAGAACAGAAAGGCTGGAGTCATAGGCCGACGCTCCCTGTATCGGTGGTGCAACGAGTCGTTCCCACTGCTCTATCCACCAACCGGAGAGCCAGTCTTGGAACTTGATGGGTGCGGGGTGGATATGCTAGGGATTATCAACGAAAGTGTTTTTCTTGTCGCCTACACTTACTGCTCCCCCACCACGCCGAAGATTCCTTCGTCGTCCACGACGTCATTGTCCACCCTTGAGAGAGCTACATCTTCGACCTCGATCGCGTCGCTGGCTAGCGGGGCGGGGACGTCTACCGCTACCACGCCCCTGTCGGATGTTGACATTTCGAAGCTTGTCTTCAACAGCACTGTTTCCTTGACTCACACTGCTAACTGCGCCATCACCCGCCCTGATGATGAAGCCTCTGAGGAAAAAGAGCTCCGAGTGTACCTCTCCCGCCGCGCAAAGTGGAAATCGGCCTGGCCCTCGCTCTTGGACTGCACCGCCGCTGGTggcctctcttcttctgaccTCTCTCCCCTGGAGGGAATGATTAGAGAGGCCCACGAGGAGGTCCGGCTCCCCTCTCCGTTCCTTCGCTCCCATGCCAAACCCATTGGTGAGAACAGATTGATGCTTACGGAGACAGAAatcggagaggagggttgtcAAATGCAGCTGCAGCATTGTTTCGAGGTTGAGTTGCCTGAGGGGGTTGTGCCAAGGccaggggagggagatggggaggtggcgggctGGGAGTTGGTTACTGTGccggagatgaaggagaggatgaggatgggggaggtgaagccAGCGAGTGGGTTGGTATTGATGAGGTGGATGTTGGGACGGGGGTTGCTGActgacgaggagggaaagggtgtgggggagaggttggggcgGGAATGGGTGGTTGAGTGA